A DNA window from Hordeum vulgare subsp. vulgare chromosome 1H, MorexV3_pseudomolecules_assembly, whole genome shotgun sequence contains the following coding sequences:
- the LOC123448271 gene encoding histone H4 translates to MSGRGKGGKGLGKGGAKRHRKVLRDNIQGITKPAIRRLARRGGVKRISGLIYEETRGVLKIFLENVIRDAVTYTEHARRKTVTAMDVVYALKRQGRTLYGFGG, encoded by the coding sequence ATGTCCGGGCGCGGCAAGGGAGGCAAGGGGCTCGGCAAGGGCGGCGCCAAGCGCCACAGGAAGGTGCTGCGCGACAACATCCAGGGCATCACCAAGCCGGCGATCCGGCGTCTGGCGCGCCGTGGCGGCGTGAAGCGCATCTCGGGGCTCATCTACGAGGAGACCCGCGGCGTGCTCAAGATCTTCCTCGAGAACGTCATCCGCGACGCCGTCACCTACACCGAGCACGCCCGCCGCAAGACCGTCACCGCCATGGACGTCGTCTACGCACTCAAGCGCCAGGGCCGCACCCTCTACGGATTCGGCGGCTAG
- the LOC123401549 gene encoding uncharacterized protein LOC123401549, with product MARTKQTARKSTGGKAPRKQLATKAARKSAPATGGVKKPHRFRPGTVALREIRKYQKSTELLIRKLPFQRLVREIAQDFKTDLRFQSSAVSALQEAAESYLVGLFEDTNLCAIHAKRVTIMPKDIQLARRIRGERYNSWKRSLFPAEKLKRIHRSRFQAPQISRTRLPAHAYSPKFSSSRHSSDPGRQSTGQAFGQVTDPRHLSPGSPSRPSTPSASNGRQMPPQPLVPFKTPFAPLPKSQHQSPPPFLTFHIRSLARSSRSSAMSGRGKGGKGLGKGGAKRHRKVLRDNIQGITKPAIRRLARRGGVKRISGLIYEETRGVLKIFLENVIRDAVTYTEHARRKTVTAMDVVYVINDPFPLPLPILSLSPILPRAMAAAGKVSGEGDTVGGDGGTRGDDDGFSELDNWLDNNSLPTQRAASTEFHSTSPRTGDMARTKQTARKSTGGKAPRKQLATKAARKSAPATGGVKKPHRFRPGTVALREIRKYQKSTELLIRKLPFQRLVREIAQDFKTDLRFQSSAVSALQEAAESYLVGLFEDTNLCAIHAKRVTIMPKDIQLARRIRGERA from the exons ATGGCCCGCACCAAGCAGACGGCGAGGAAGTCCACCGGCGGCAAGGCGCCGAGGAAGCAGCTGGCGACCAAGGCCGCCCGCAAGTCCGCCCCGGCCACCGGCGGCGTCAAGAAGCCCCACCGCTTCCGCCCCGGCACCGTCGCGCTCCGCGAGATCCGCAAGTACCAGAAGAGCACCGAGCTGCTCATCCGCAAGCTCCCCTTCCAGCGCCTCGTCCGCGAGATCGCCCAGGACTTCAAGACCGACCTCCGCTTCCAGTCCTCCGCCGTCTCCGCCCTGCAGGAGGCCGCCGAGTCCTACCTCGTCGGGCTGTTCGAGGACACCAACCTCTGCGCCATCCACGCCAAGCGCGTCACCATCATGCCCAAGGACATCCAGCTCGCTCGCCGCATCCGTGGAGAGAGG TATAACTCATGGAAAAGAAGTTTGTTCCCTGCAGAAAAACTGAAGAGAATCCACCGGTCCAGGTTTCAGGCCCCCCAAATCTCGAGAACGCGTCTCCCAGCCCACGCCTACAGCCCAAAATTTTCGAGCTCCCGCCACAGCTCTGACCCAGGCCGCCAATCCACCGGCCAAGCTTTCGGCCAGGTCACCGATCCGCGGCATCTGTCCCCCGGATCGCCGTCTCGACCGTCCACTCCATCCGCATCGAACGGCAGGCAGATGCCTCCTCAACCTCTCGTCCCCTTTAAAACGCCCTTCGCCCCTCTCCCCAAATCACAGCACCAGTCACCACCACCGTTCCTCACATTCCACATCCGCTCGCTCGCTCGCAGCTCGAGATCGTCAGCCATGTCCGGGCGCGGCAAGGGAGGCAAGGGGCTCGGCAAGGGCGGCGCCAAGCGCCACAGGAAGGTGCTGCGCGACAACATCCAGGGCATCACCAAGCCGGCGATCCGGCGTCTGGCGCGCCGTGGCGGCGTGAAGCGCATCTCGGGGCTCATCTACGAGGAGACCCGCGGCGTGCTCAAGATCTTCCTCGAGAACGTCATCCGCGACGCCGTCACCTACACCGAGCACGCCCGCCGCAAGACCGTCACCGCCATGGACGTCGTCTAC GTCATAAACGACCCCTTCCCTCTGCCCCTCCcgattctctccctctcccccattCTCCCTcgagccatggcggcggctgGTAAAGTGAGCGGTGAGGGTGATACAGTAGGCGGCGACGGAGGGACAAGAGGTGATGATGACGGCTTCTCGGAGTTGGACAACTGGCTCGACAACAATAGCTTGCCGACGCAGCGAGCTGCTTCCACAGAGTTCCAT tcGACCTCCCCGCGCACCGGCGACATGGCCCGCACCAAGCAGACGGCGAGGAAGTCCACCGGCGGCAAGGCGCCGAGGAAGCAGCTGGCCACCAAGGCCGCCCGCAAGTCCGCCCCGGCCACCGGCGGCGTCAAGAAGCCCCACCGCTTCCGCCCCGGCACCGTCGCGCTCCGCGAGATCCGCAAGTACCAGAAGAGCACCGAGCTGCTCATCCGCAAGCTCCCCTTCCAGCGCCTCGTCCGCGAGATCGCCCAGGACTTCAAGACCGACCTCCGCTTCCAGTCCTCCGCCGTCTCCGCCCTGCAGGAGGCCGCCGAGTCCTACCTCGTCGGCCTCTTCGAGGACACCAACCTCTGCGCCATCCACGCCAAGCGCGTCACCATCATGCCCAAGGACATCCAGCTCGCCCGCCGCATCCGTGGAGAGAGGGCCTAG